In one Vicia villosa cultivar HV-30 ecotype Madison, WI unplaced genomic scaffold, Vvil1.0 ctg.000236F_1_1_1, whole genome shotgun sequence genomic region, the following are encoded:
- the LOC131625757 gene encoding uncharacterized protein LOC131625757 — MVVHLLEKFDYVEIMHVPRSDNYVANKLAQIASGYKVPKDKLEKMIEVKEKETHDALDKIGKFSIPKLGGVEDKINENGNLNIVEIFAIDNMADSDWRNSLVQYLNNPVRGTDRKIKYRALNYVILGNELYKKTTEGVLLKCLSEAEAYLAVSEVHSGACGAHQSGYKMKWLLFRQVEAALASHSLFISSSLFFA; from the exons ATGGTGGTACACTTGTTGGAAAAATTTGATTATGTCGAGATCATGCATGTGCCAAGGTCTGATAACTATGTTGCCAATaaattggcacaaattgcttcaggatataaagttcCCAAAGATAAATTAGAAAAGATGATCGAAGTCAAAGAGAAAGAAACTCATGATGCGTTGGATAAGATAGGAAAATTTTCGATACCAAAACTGGGGGGTGTAGAAGACAAAATTAATGAAAATGGGAATTTGAATATtgtggaaatttttgccatcgacaacaTGGCAGATTCTGATTGGAGAAACTCATTAGTCCAATACTTAAATAATCCAGtcagaggaactgatcgaaaaaTTAAATACAGAGCTTTAAATTATGTGATATTGGGAAACGAGTTATACAAGAAAACGACTGAAGGTGTATTGTtaaaatgcttaagtgaagccgAAGCATATCTGGCTGTGTCAGAGGTCCATAGTGGTGCTTGTGGAGCCCATCAGTCAGGCTATAAAATGAAGTGGTtattgtttagacaag TTGAAGCTGCACTGGCATCCCACTCCCTGTTCATTTCAAGTTCTTTGTTCTTTGCTTGA
- the LOC131625758 gene encoding uncharacterized protein LOC131625758 encodes MTCIVNNGTIYDNVSSGSFVIMTRSKCQLNRLEDIIGVVQEINNFQYNNSEKKYFVSLNVKDLINPKNLSLWSGASQFQITFGLMDGILWSGASQFTPIGSFVHKAKCVSLSELCKVKQDVLCVTVGTTQNFFVSKHGWFYYGCTKCSLKASAVNNPYKCSCGQNVEHAIPRYRVDIYVIDGESKFRFVFWDTDCTDTLGKSVDSIYKAMVEEDEDDPMIYPDELDKLGKKMAFRAKVQPTFGQAYVWKLSYDEEFVKEIEKDYITNEGDSIPLTQNPVVDCVDDSIESLSAYGENDPDKVVTSTPSKGSPITLDVEDSECQPYGATQLSGTRPSKKVKIESNA; translated from the exons ATGACTTGCATAGTCAACAATGGAACTATTTATGATAATGTTTCCAGTGGAAGCTTTGTGATCATGACAAGAA GCAAATGTCAACTTAACCGACTTGAAG ATATTATTGGTGTTGTTCAAGAGATCAACAATTTTCAGTATAACAACTCTGAAAAAAAGTATTTTGTTTCCCTCAATGTTAAAGACTTGAT AAATCCAAAAAATTTGTCTCTTTGGTCTGGTGCCTCTCAATTCCAGATTACATTTGGCCTTATGGACGGAATTCTTTGGTCTGGTGCCTCTCAATTCACCCCAATTGGAAGTTTCGTCCATAAGGCCAAATGTGTTTCTCTGAGTGAGCTCTGCAAGGTCAAACAG GACGTATTATGTGTTACTGTTGGAACAACTCAAAATTTTTTTGTCTCAAAACATGGTTGGTTTTATTATGGATGTACCAAATGTTCTTTAAAGGCATCTGCTGTGAACAATCCATACAAATGTTCTTGTGGACAAAATGTTGAACATGCCATACCAAG GTATCGAGTTGACATCTATGTAATTgatggtgaatcaaaatttcgcTTTGTGTTTTGGGATACTGACTGTACCGACACTCTTGGAAAGTCTGTTGATAGTATTTATAAAGCAATGGTGGAG GAAGATGAAGACGACCCTATGATATATCCCGATGAACTTGACAAGCTTGGTAAAAAAATGGCGTTCAGGGCTAAAGTTCAACCAACATTTGGCCAAGCATATGTTTGGAAACTTTCATATGATGAAGAATTTGTCAAGGAAATTGAGAAAGATTATATTACTAATGAG GGTGATAGCATACCTTTAACCCAAAACCCAGTCGTTGATTGTGTCGATGATTCCATT GAGTCTTTGTCTGCATATGGAGAAAATGATCCTGATAAAGTTGTGACCAGTACGCCGTCTAAAGGAAGTCCGATTACTCTTGATGTTGAAGATTCGGAATGTCAACCTTATGGAGCTACTCAACTTTCAGGAACAAGACCATCAAAGAAAGTGAAGATTGAATCAAATGCTTGA